The Helianthus annuus cultivar XRQ/B chromosome 11, HanXRQr2.0-SUNRISE, whole genome shotgun sequence region ttttgtaagggccaggggattgtgaaccaatacaccatgcctggtacacctcagcagaacggtgtcgctgaaagaagaaaccgtacccttatgaacatggtgcgcagtatgttagccaatacaaatttaccattattcctctggactgaagcgttaaaagcagcagttcatatactcaatagagttccttctaagtctatccctaaaactccttatgaactttggacaggaaggaaaccaagtcttaaatatatgaaagtatgaggctgcattgctgaagcaaaactttacaatcctttcctaaggaaacttgacccaaaaacagttacctgtttctttatcgggtatcctgataattctaagggttatcgtttctattgtccttctcatgtcacccgtattgttgaaaccaagcgtgttgcgttcctggaggatttcaaggtcagtgggagcagtaccaacccttacgaagaattgcaagaagtacaagacgcggggggggagactcgtcgcttaccattactccgatcactcctcttgtacccaatgcaactagtgcacctgaagctactgcactaactccaaattcacctctacaatcacaacccattatacctcatgacgaaggcacatcaaacgctcaacaccaagacaacgctgaacccgataatccactcaggaggtcatctaggcaaagaaggcgTACTAATTGGGATGagtatgttacctacctgactgaaatggatcccggaaagctcaatgatcctatctcttacaatgaagccattagcagtgatcagtcttctgaatggaataaagcaatgattgatgagcttgaatccatgaaggaaaatgacgtttgggatttggtagaattacccaacggtgtcaaacccgtaggatgtaaatgggtattcaaaacaaaactggatccgaatgggaacgttgaacgctacaaagcgagattggttgcaaagagctacactcagaaagagggaattgattatcaagagacgttttcacctgtctctcgtaaagattcattaaggatcatcatggccctagtagctcattttgatttagagttacatcagatggacgttaaaaccgctttcattaacggagacttggacgaagatgtttacatgaaacaacctgaaggctttaaacctgaaggtcaggagcatctagtatgtaagttgaagaaatccatttacgggttgaaacaagcatcacgtcagtggcacctcaagtttgatgaagtcatgaagaaacaaggttttatgaagaatcaagtggatcaatgcacctacctcaagatgagtgggagcaactttactatgcttgtcctttacgtagatgatattctattggcaagtaatagtttagacatgttgcatgagtcgaagcggttactctcgcataacttcgacatgaaggatctcggagatgcttcttacgtcattggcatcgaaattcatcgagatagacacaaagggatcttaggattgtctcaaaaggcttacatagatcgtgtccttacacgttacaacatgcaacagtgcaaaccctccgtcgctccagtagttaaaggagatgttttcggttcattccagtgtccgataacagaggttgagaaggagcaaatgagccagataccttacgcgtcagtagtcgggagcttgatgtatgctcaagtctgtactcgcccagatatcgcttatattgctggaatgctaggccgttatcagactaatcctggcctagatcactggaaagcagctaagaaggtacttcgatatctgcaagggacgaaagactataaactgagttatagaagaagtgatcatttagaagttgtgggctattctgattctgactttgccaaatgcaaagatgacaagaaatctacttcgggctatatctttatgttagcaggcggcccaatctcttggaagagtcataaacaacagttgaccacaacttccacaatgatggcagagtacattgctgtttataacgcaacctgtcatggaatattgcttagaaatctgatcactggactcaaaatcgttaattccatttccagaccattgaagctttacactgataattcagctgccgttagtttcttgaacagtaacagttcgactggagctggtttatatctcgataaaaaatatctgttcgtacgtgaacgagttgaggaaaataatctttgtatcgagtatattagtactaaagatatgcttgcggatccgatgactaaaggtctccctcctaaggtttacgaagaacatgttctgaatatgggatttagtaaagaccttatttaagcatattgtactagcttatgttttatgattaatgaaatttcctcagtttgattttgtatgtctcttagaatatgttcaaccggtataatggcatatagacaaataaagtacaaatcaaacaaagggcttatgcgtattttgatcataacgattaggttttaaattaaggctatagtatgactaatgggggtcctgagtcgcataatgattcaacggctgtatttctctgctatagtacttgattaaggctaaaatgagtgttaactcctgatcaggttTATCTAATACTCATGGTAAATGATTACTCgactaagtgggagaatgtaagattaaatatattatgtttaatatttaatctagtagccattataatcatttacataatatagatcaaaatatataataacctattaaataattagttggtaattattgatggaccatattacccttattaactaattagatTTCCTTCTGGgcgcttatataaggagactaatgTAGAGGTTAAAGGGTTACACAGTTACACAATTAGACATACCCTATTAACATAACATCACAATcgacctcctctccataaccgatacccttttcggtttagtcatcaccatcatcagtcagcaccctaaggaggaaccagatcacactgACAACTATGTCGAACTCGATGTCATcttctctgactggattctccactgcactgtctgctgtaacagatatgttttcatgttttccattatgattAAACAGAACCCTTCAACATGTGTACACATacattctttttcttttctattGGAAACTTGTGACACGTAGAATAAGAACAAAAACCTACTAGTGATTCAAGCATACAATCTATATCTAATAAATAAGTAACTGATTATGTTACGTTTCTATTTCATAACTCATAAGTGTAAATTCTTTTTTCATTATCTTATTTTATTCTTTATTATATGGTTATACTTAAATTTATACGTAATAGGGGTTAGTTccggtacaaaccatatttatctTACAAACCGTAAGAACAAATCCTATCACTTAAAAAAAGATAAATTAGCACATaccaaaacaatacatacataaaattATCACatttgaattatattagcacaagaaaattaatcaagataattgattttagcacatatttgaatgatatcaacacttttcttaatagcacattgaaaacaaaaggaaaattcaaataaagaattaattacTTGTTAGCATAGTTTATAgggaattcaatataattgatattatttaggatattattttatcattttcttTATAATTAGTTCGATGCCACGTGTCACTTTTTAAATAATTCTTACAGTTTACCTAACATATGCTAATTATACATGCTCAAAATACCATGGACCGAATTGCAAGTATGTCTATAAAAGGTAGATGCATCATTTCACAATCAAGCtaagtaaataaaatataataaaatatagagaatatatacacacatatacatacatacacatatatctCTGTGCCGCCATAACACCATCTGTCATAAACCCTCGAGCAACCAGCCAAACGTTCCAACCACGTCTCTCTCGCATAGGTATTTAATTCTCATTATTCAATTCTATTCATAATCTTCATGCAATCGCATTAAATTATAGTATCGGTTTCAATGATTCGCTTCTTTCAAAGCAATTCATCTGtttactttttgttttttttttttaaatcgattTATTATTTGCTGAATCACTTAATCTGTGAATTCGTTGAATGTTTATTGAATTTTGTGATCTGGTGATCGAGGAAAGTTCGCGTTAATCGGATAGTGATAATGTGTGTTGTACGGTTGATCGAGTAACGGATTTTGCGTATGCGTATTATGCATGTTGATTTGTGTTGCTGGAATTCGGTGACCTAATCAGTTGAGTGTTGTTGAATTTTAACTGTTTTGTAAGTTGTTCATGCTTGATCTCTGTTTTTACTGTTGATTTGATGATTAGATGATGTAATTTGCACTAATGAAATCATAtaatttgttacatttttttttttttttttttgcaagtgATTTGTTTGCTAATTTGATGAAGTAATTTGCACTAATGAAATCAGTtaatttgttacattttttttttgcaagtgATTTGTTTGCTAATGTGGTGAAGTAATTTGCCTAATGAAATCAATTTATTTGTAACAGAGGTGATTTGATGAAGTAATTTGCACTAATGAAATCAGTTAAtttgtcagttttttttttttgcaagtgATTTGTTTGCTAATGTGGTGATTTGATGAAGTAACTTGCACTAATGAAATCAGTTAATttgttaaagtttttttttttttttttttttttttttgcaagtgATTTGTTTGCTGAATTTACATTATATGTGAATTCGTTGAATGTTTACTGGCTTTTGTGATCTGGTAATCGAGGGTTAATCGAGTGGTTTGGATTTGTGTATACTTGTTGATGATCCGTGTTGCTGGAATTCGGTAACCTAATTAGTAGAATGTTGTTGAAGGTTAACAGTTTTGTAAGTTATTCATGTACATACTCTGTTTGGACTGTTAATTTGATGAAGTAATTGCACTAATTAAATCAACTGATCTGTTAACAGTTTTTTTCTTTTGCAAGTGATTTGGTTGCTGCATCATGTAATCGGATAGAGTTAATTTGTGTTATACGGTTTGCGTATGCATGTTGATTCATGTTGCTGGAATTCGGTAACCTAATTAGTAGAATGTTGTTGAGTTTTAACAGTTTAGTAAGCTGTTCATGTTCAATCTCTGTTTGGACTGCTAGTTTTTTGATTTGATGAAGTAATTGCATAAACAAAATCAGTTATtctgtttaggttttattttttagagttaattactgttttcgtccctgtggtttgtcaaaaataactatttcagtccattagtttaaaaattgtgatttcagtccctgtggttttactttCGTAAGCATTTTAGTCCCtttggtttcactttcataaccatttcaatcTATTTATTCTAtcagtacagggactgaaatggttacgaggtggactgaaatggttaagaaagtgaaaccacagggactgaaatcgcaatttttaaaccaatggactgaaatagtgatttttgacaaaccacagggacgaaaacagtaattaactctattttttattttttgatgaAGTAATTGTATAAACAAAATCAGTTAATctgtttaggtttttttattcttttataattttttttggcAATTAATTTGTGTGCTGAATTTTGTGATCTGGTAATCCAGGAGTCGTCGTGTTAATTGCATGTGGTGATTTGTGATTCGTATAACGGTTGATAGAGTGGTTTACGGATTTAGATTTGCGTATGCATGTTGTTGGAAATTGGTTACTTAATTAGTAAAATGTTGTTGATTTATAACAATTGAGTAAGTTGCTCATGTTCATTCTCTGTTTTGACTGTTATGAAGTTATATGTCACTTTGTTTGTACCAAAATCAGACCTAAAAATTTGGTACATTGTTCAAACCTACTGCTTCTCAAtcagcaattttttttttttttttttttttctgaatggaTATTTGACTCCCAATAATATTTGATATTTGACCTATGATCAGTAGCACTCAAAAATTGATGTTGATGTCTAATATAATATTTTGTTGaagataatatttaatattaGTATTTTGCATAGTTGTTAAAaaccatcgcctcttgcgcctaggcccatttttcaggcgaggcgaggCAGTTGCGCTTTAAGTCGACGAAATTGCGCTTTAACtctccaggtgatggttcaggCGCACATTCCGGCAAGATTCCTAGATGCCGGAGAGTTTCTGGCTAAATTCCGACAAGATTCTAGCCAaatttctacttttaatcaaggaaaactacttttctgcactaatacactaatattttggtataattagatgatataaagtgttacataatagactttgtttattttatttgaaaaatagtattctttttctaatacataatatattttttaatttttttcattatgcgctttatttttctcaggccctcgctttttttgcgctttgcgcctaggccccaggcaAGGCCTAtacgccttgagtgcgcctagtgCCTTTATAACTATGGTATTTTGCTCTCAACGTCCAGTTTGCGGGGCAAGTTAACCGAGTTTCATCTatcctagttattattattattatttttttttttaccatttgTCTTTATGTTTGTTTGTTAGTAAGCATTAGATGTAATCAGTAATTGTAAAATTATGTAAAGGTATCTGGTTCTGTTCAGGTGTTTGCTCCTGCTCTAGCATCTTGCTAGTAGCAGCAGGGGCGGTTCTTAGAAGGCCCGTGCCAGGGCCACGGCCCTGGCAAGtatttcggccgtagtgctaattttgcgcatttcgatcgaaaatttttatatatactatgttcggCCCGGGCAttttttagtgcccgtgtctttcggccctgggacgttcaacgggcaagatccgccactgagTAGCAGGGCCTTGTTTAATAACATTTTGCTATCcaaaattttttttatcatttttttttttcaaaattactCATATTTCTCATTCTATCTCTAGTTTGAATATTAGCATAGTCATTgaggttttattttttattataaattcGTTAGCTTTTTCATTAATTGGTTAGTTTTATCATTATCCTTTCCATCGTAATCTCTCTGTATTAAAATATCTGCTGCTTTTCAGTTGATAATCTTTTGTTTATGTTGATAGGATGTGTTCAACTGTTCATCTTTGTGAGAATGCAAATTGTTTTATcgcatttgattttcatatctaCATGTACTTTTGCAGTTTGCTTATATGTTTTCTTAATAACATACATCTAATCGGTTCAATCGGCAATTTTGCAGTGAGGCTGATAGAACATGTGTGCTCTGAGTACTAGTTAGTGTAACGGTTTTTAACATTTATAACAATGGGTCATGAAGTTCAGTATATATTGGAATCCAAACGATTAGTATGGCTGGTGGCAGTGGTATTTGCCGTCGTTATAATGTTCCAGTACTTCGAATTTCCGTACGGAAACGTTGCATCTTCCATGTTTTCAATGGGTCAGGCCCAGCCATCAGCGGGTCAAACCGGTCAAACCAATAAAACCAAAGCTTCAGCCGAAAGCCCCAAATCATCCGGCAACATTACCATTTTTAACGTCTCTAATCACACAACGCCTGTTGATACACTCGGTAAGGGTAATAATATCGGCATTGAATACAGTATTCCGTCGAATGATTCAACGACGGCCAGTccaccaccaagttcatcagCTTCTTTAACGCCTCCAACAATAGTCAATATCACGGTAATCTCGCCCTCAACGGCTTTGGATAACAACACGTCTAAACCAGAAGTAAATGCGTCGAATTTAGACCCTGGTGACAGGAAGCCGGCAACATCGGAGAACAATCCTGCCATGTCAGCTGGTGAGTCACCAGTGAAGCAAGTTCCTCCAGTGAAAGCGGTTCATAAGAGGCCGATTGGGGACATAGTGACACTCGCTGATATGCATGACATTTTAAGTGATAATCGTGCTTCAGTTCGTTCAATGGTATGTGTATTCTTGTTTTATTGTTTTATGTTTTCATGTGTATGCTTGTTACAGACTTACAGTTAGTTAGTTgcttaaataataaatagagtaaaatgccatttttgtccgtgaggtttggccagttttgcgactttcgtcttggtttttttttttttttttttttttttttttttttttttgcatctagatccaaaaggtttgaaatcttgtcattttcatccgactggttaactccatccatttttctccgttaagtcaggggtgttttcgtttttttattaacttaaagggcaatttggtctttaaaatacttgtacattatgctaaatgcttgtacataaagtgaaaaagacgaacattgccctttaagttaacaaaaaagacagaaatatcCATGACTTAACCAAGGAAGATGgttggagttaacgagccggatgaaaaagacaagatttcaaaccttttagatccaaagtcgcaaaactggccaaacctcagcgacgaaagtcgcaaaactggccaaacctcagggacgaaaatggcattttacttgAATAAATATTATTGCTTATAAAACTTTGTTCGTGCAGAAACCACTATGGTCTTCAACGGTTGATCAAGAACTATTAGACGCAAAACAACAAATCGAGAACGCTCCAGTACTAAACCACAATGACCGTGCGCTATACCCTCCATTGTACCGTAACGTTTCAAGATTTAAGAGgtgataaaaaattaaaaatacaaTCTAATTATTAACTTTGTTATTTTATGGCTGAGTCCTACAAAACGCAGGAGTTATGAGCTAATGGAAAAGATTCTAAAGGTTTACGTATACAAAGAGGGTGAAAAGCCGATATTCCACCAGCCGCAAGCAGTGCTTAGTGGGATCTATGCATCGGAGGGATGGTTCATGAAACATATGAAGGAAAACAAACATTTTGTTACTAATAACCCGAAACAAGCGCATTTGTTTTACCTTCCGTTTAGCTCTAGAATGTTGGAGGAAAAGTTATACGTGACCGGATCTGGCAGTCGTGACAACTTGGTGCAGCGTTTGAAGGATTACGTTCAGCTGATTGCTGGTAGATATGATTCGTGGAATAGGACCGGTGGGTCTGATCATTTCCTCGTTGCTTGCCATGATTGGGTAAGCCGTTTTATCTTTAATAGTTGTATTAGCGATAAGTTGTGCTACCCAATATTCAAAACAACATGTGCGTAGCTTTAGTTTATACCAAATCGGGCCGGAAACTTGTTGGGAAGTTGTAAAATGGCAATACTACCGCTAACTCTAATAAAATTTCAAACAAGGTTGTCAAAGGCGCTAGGCACACTCAAGGGCAAAGGCCTCGCTTGTTGCCTAGGTGAGCGCCTTTGACTGCTTTAAAAGATTTAGAGATTTTTTCTTGaaagagtaaagtacacaaaTAGTCCTTATGGTACAcagatagtccttgtggtttaacCAAATTTCAGAtgtggtccctagctttccaaaagtacacggatggtccttgcGGTTTGCcatttgtaacgcatttagtccctagccaagaaatctaaaggttttagcatgtccagGTTAGAgactaaatacgttacaaagtgcaaaccatagggatggtccctgtggtttacgcAAATTTCAGAtgtggtccctagctttccaaaagtacacagatggtccctgcgGTTTGcaatttgtaacgcatttagtccctgtTTTTtatccctatggtttgcactttgaaACGTATTTAgtctctaacttggacatgctaaaacctttagatttcttggctagggactaaatgtgttacaaagtgcaaatcacaggaccatccgtgtacttttggaaagctagggaccaaatccaaaattttgataaaccacagggaccatccatgtactttactctTATTGAAATTATATAGGACGTAGAAGCCATTTTTAATTCGATTCTTCGATATTGAAGAGATCGATTATGCTCATTAAGATGAAGTTGATGTCCATTTTAGGTTTAGCATCTCAAATTTGGTTCTTTAATTATTTTAAATGAATGGTATAATTAGTATTATACATAAGTTATTCTTCGTTTagagggtatttttgtcattttacattTTCCCGACAACTTTTTGGTCAGCATTGACTCAAACGCCTCTATGAAAACTTACAACTTTCAGGCTACGGACGAGACAAGAAAATCTATGAACAGTTGCATACGTGCTCTATGCAATTCGGATGTCGGTAGAGAACATTTCGAATTAGGAAAAGACGTATCTCTCGCCGAAACATACGTTCGCTCACCTCAAAACCCGTTACGCGAACTTGGCGGCAAACCCCCTTCCCAACGCTCGATTCTCGCTTTCTTTGCGGGCCAAATGCATGGCGATGTCCGCCCGATCCTCTTAAAACATTGGGAAAACAAAGATCCCGACATGAAAATCTTCCGAAAGCTTCCGAGTTCTAAAGGCAACAAAAACTATATCAATTACATGAAGACTAGCAAGTATTGTATATGTGCTAAAGGTTATGAAGTAAACAGTCCAAGAGTTGTGGAGGCCATTTTTCACGAATGCGTTCCGGTTATAATATCCGACAACTTCGTACCCCCGTTTTTCGAGATTTTGAACTGGGAGGCGTTTGCGGTTTTTGTTCTGGAGAAGGATATCCCGAATTTGAAGAATATTCTTTTATCGATATCGAACCGGAGGTATTTGGTGATGCAACAGAGAGTTAAGAAGGTGCAACAACATTTTCTATGGCATGTTAAGCCTGTGAAGTATGATATATTTCATATGATATTGCATTCAGTATGGTATAATAGAGTTTTTAGAGTATAACTAGTTAGGGTTTTATCTTTGAGCATATTTGACTTGTGAATAGATTTGTCATTTGTTGACTTCCAATAAGATGTTTTATCATTTTATATGAAATTAATTATAAATCAtttagattttttattttaaattttgtttcATGTTGGTAATTGCCATCATTTTCCTGATAAATGAAAGTTTGAACAAGACTTACCTATTTATTATTAACCTGTATTAAAACTTGAGTTGATTTTCTTATTAAAAGAAAGTTTGAATGAGATCAAC contains the following coding sequences:
- the LOC110891406 gene encoding probable glycosyltransferase At5g03795, whose translation is MGHEVQYILESKRLVWLVAVVFAVVIMFQYFEFPYGNVASSMFSMGQAQPSAGQTGQTNKTKASAESPKSSGNITIFNVSNHTTPVDTLGKGNNIGIEYSIPSNDSTTASPPPSSSASLTPPTIVNITVISPSTALDNNTSKPEVNASNLDPGDRKPATSENNPAMSAGESPVKQVPPVKAVHKRPIGDIVTLADMHDILSDNRASVRSMKPLWSSTVDQELLDAKQQIENAPVLNHNDRALYPPLYRNVSRFKRSYELMEKILKVYVYKEGEKPIFHQPQAVLSGIYASEGWFMKHMKENKHFVTNNPKQAHLFYLPFSSRMLEEKLYVTGSGSRDNLVQRLKDYVQLIAGRYDSWNRTGGSDHFLVACHDWATDETRKSMNSCIRALCNSDVGREHFELGKDVSLAETYVRSPQNPLRELGGKPPSQRSILAFFAGQMHGDVRPILLKHWENKDPDMKIFRKLPSSKGNKNYINYMKTSKYCICAKGYEVNSPRVVEAIFHECVPVIISDNFVPPFFEILNWEAFAVFVLEKDIPNLKNILLSISNRRYLVMQQRVKKVQQHFLWHVKPVKYDIFHMILHSVWYNRVFRV